A portion of the Dissulfuribacter thermophilus genome contains these proteins:
- a CDS encoding DUF1156 domain-containing protein, translating to MKDSNNMLPGMESLVAREPVKKGRRKKKANTFEPPNLGKATRLPVPDFGNPDRRPVCLEVDFPIAPINALARLEATSGAAKKPIYQMSKWWARRQSSVFRSMLIAAAVEAPDDPTKAAKFVWDHYYSNHQKAGHFKRLRVLDPFMGGGTTLVEGARLGFQMVGVDLNPVAWFVTRNELAASDPEQVRALFEHIEAEVKPLVQPFYTTTCPRGHKGRWVDIETGQIVDIDPIDLPAEERKRYRWEGPEVIYTFWAKHGSCQTRGCGHRTPVFPSLVIAKKRMTTYYIEATCSSCGHSFNVELGETRIAPGAERVVLDDEPSFAETTQEFASLLKTYDRGNAHEKIERIGRLLELVDQEPGLRCPRCGSFAGDSIKAVLERHARARRASDRKKKDFGIRRRPIQMYLLLHPQWLEGTPGSIDGRDLGGFAGAPPDATVAWFNKRRENLVLIEVRGGELPNEVTLSDGVTISPNKGSVPDQASFTCAACGRNQGVFEATEKAERTQAIAAYALQCHCPLCEKEGFNYGGRYFKAPDEYDLKRIERAVWEWSERREDDLGQYWPRQEVPYGERTHERDSLPRWGYTHWWKMFNSRQLLVHAQLLRAITNAPEEKWSLDVREQVLGAFQQYLRSQSMFSIYHVRNDQIAAALSNPNFYPKQLVIETCVFTSIGSGRWGAYVDGVLKALDWIKHPTEPVVQGDNAVVGMEDVIPPSANMLLCGSSTDLAVLEETLFDLVITDPPFGDNLFYADLADFFYVWLRIPLLKWYEGLPERAYFEPEFTPKTLQAIRDPAQHPDDREDWEKDPFVRKEHVEVVRRLSGDEAIQERDPNPLYRPEPASEFYRETLTACWAEAGRLLKAGGLMSFTFHHSKDEAWVDVLEALFNAGFTLVATYPIRSDETKGENAQFGSQLIEYDIIHVCRKRLEEPQPVSWARMRRWVKGEATRLKELLEHSHGKDLPEADLRVILRGKALEFYSRHYGQVYTGDGQVLSVRDALLGINQLLDDLLQGEGENGKRRPPDSAEPASRLFLRIFQGRTSMPRDELHKTLRGTGVSQGDLEARGWIRVVGTTVHVVPIAERFQYFTTPGRNRKVLKTDLDQAHFLIGAAMPGSGIDVTDELNRGSFKVKKSVDALLDWYAQTDPDDGVRRAARLALDLLGHWRARPAKGPEVRQMTLFDRLEAEDD from the coding sequence ATGAAGGATAGCAACAACATGTTGCCTGGTATGGAATCCCTGGTTGCCCGGGAACCTGTGAAGAAGGGGCGCCGGAAAAAGAAGGCCAACACCTTTGAGCCCCCGAACCTCGGTAAGGCTACCCGTTTGCCGGTGCCTGACTTCGGCAACCCGGACCGGCGTCCCGTGTGTCTCGAAGTGGACTTCCCTATTGCGCCAATCAATGCATTAGCAAGGCTTGAAGCAACTTCAGGTGCTGCTAAGAAACCTATATATCAAATGTCAAAATGGTGGGCTCGGCGCCAATCCAGCGTCTTCCGCAGCATGTTGATTGCCGCTGCGGTGGAGGCGCCAGATGATCCCACGAAGGCGGCGAAGTTCGTTTGGGATCACTACTACAGCAACCACCAGAAGGCCGGACACTTCAAGCGACTGCGGGTGCTCGACCCCTTCATGGGCGGCGGGACTACGCTCGTGGAAGGAGCGCGGCTCGGCTTCCAGATGGTCGGTGTTGACCTCAACCCTGTCGCCTGGTTCGTCACCAGGAACGAACTGGCGGCCAGCGACCCGGAACAGGTCAGGGCCCTCTTCGAACACATCGAGGCCGAGGTCAAACCCCTCGTCCAACCCTTCTACACCACGACCTGTCCTCGTGGTCATAAGGGCAGGTGGGTCGACATAGAGACCGGACAGATCGTCGATATCGACCCTATCGACCTCCCGGCGGAAGAACGCAAGCGCTACCGCTGGGAAGGTCCGGAGGTCATCTATACATTCTGGGCGAAACACGGCTCGTGTCAGACCCGCGGTTGTGGCCATCGTACTCCGGTTTTTCCTTCGCTCGTCATCGCTAAGAAGCGAATGACCACATATTATATTGAAGCCACGTGCTCCTCGTGTGGTCATTCTTTCAATGTGGAATTGGGCGAAACTCGGATAGCTCCTGGGGCAGAACGGGTCGTGCTTGACGACGAACCGAGTTTTGCAGAAACCACACAAGAGTTCGCTTCTTTGTTAAAGACCTATGATCGAGGCAATGCCCACGAAAAGATCGAACGGATTGGGCGTCTTTTGGAGTTGGTTGATCAGGAGCCAGGCCTACGATGTCCGCGGTGCGGCAGCTTCGCAGGCGATTCCATAAAGGCGGTTCTCGAGCGGCACGCCCGGGCCAGACGGGCGAGTGACCGCAAGAAGAAGGACTTCGGCATCCGACGTCGCCCGATTCAAATGTACCTTTTGCTCCATCCTCAATGGCTGGAAGGGACACCAGGATCCATTGACGGAAGAGATCTTGGAGGTTTTGCGGGCGCACCACCAGACGCCACAGTCGCGTGGTTCAATAAGCGTAGGGAAAATCTAGTCTTAATTGAAGTGCGAGGGGGAGAGCTTCCTAATGAGGTCACCCTTTCCGATGGAGTGACTATTTCACCGAACAAAGGGTCTGTACCTGATCAGGCAAGCTTTACTTGTGCCGCGTGTGGGCGCAATCAAGGTGTATTCGAGGCTACAGAGAAAGCCGAACGTACACAAGCCATTGCCGCCTATGCTCTCCAGTGTCATTGTCCGCTGTGTGAGAAGGAAGGTTTCAATTATGGCGGACGTTACTTCAAGGCTCCTGATGAATATGACCTGAAACGCATTGAACGGGCTGTATGGGAGTGGTCTGAACGTAGAGAGGATGATTTAGGCCAATATTGGCCACGCCAAGAAGTACCCTACGGCGAAAGAACTCACGAAAGAGACTCTTTACCACGCTGGGGGTACACCCATTGGTGGAAGATGTTCAACTCCCGGCAGCTTCTCGTCCACGCACAGTTACTCCGAGCCATCACTAATGCACCAGAAGAGAAGTGGTCGCTGGACGTCAGAGAGCAGGTTCTAGGGGCATTCCAGCAGTATCTACGAAGCCAATCTATGTTCTCGATTTATCATGTTAGAAACGATCAGATCGCGGCCGCCTTGTCTAATCCCAACTTCTATCCAAAGCAGCTGGTTATTGAAACCTGTGTCTTCACATCGATTGGAAGTGGGCGCTGGGGGGCATATGTCGACGGAGTACTAAAGGCATTAGACTGGATCAAGCATCCAACAGAGCCTGTTGTCCAAGGCGATAATGCTGTGGTGGGTATGGAGGATGTTATACCTCCTTCAGCAAATATGTTGCTGTGTGGCTCGTCAACGGATCTTGCCGTACTAGAGGAAACGCTCTTCGACTTGGTGATCACCGATCCTCCGTTTGGGGACAATCTCTTCTACGCTGACCTGGCAGATTTCTTCTACGTCTGGCTGCGCATCCCGCTCCTGAAGTGGTACGAGGGCCTTCCCGAACGCGCATATTTCGAGCCGGAATTCACTCCGAAAACACTCCAAGCTATTCGTGATCCTGCGCAGCATCCAGACGACCGGGAAGACTGGGAGAAAGACCCCTTCGTGCGCAAGGAACACGTAGAGGTCGTCCGCAGGTTGAGCGGTGACGAGGCCATCCAGGAACGTGACCCCAACCCGCTCTATCGGCCAGAGCCGGCTTCAGAGTTTTATCGGGAAACACTAACCGCGTGCTGGGCCGAGGCCGGACGACTTCTCAAGGCCGGCGGACTCATGTCCTTTACTTTTCACCACAGCAAAGACGAAGCATGGGTCGATGTGCTTGAGGCCTTGTTTAACGCCGGTTTTACGCTGGTTGCTACATATCCCATAAGGAGTGATGAAACAAAAGGTGAGAATGCACAGTTTGGGTCGCAGCTAATTGAGTATGACATCATCCATGTTTGCCGTAAGCGGCTGGAAGAACCCCAGCCGGTTTCCTGGGCGCGCATGCGCCGTTGGGTGAAAGGAGAGGCGACCCGCCTCAAGGAACTTCTGGAGCACTCACACGGAAAGGATCTGCCCGAAGCGGACCTCCGGGTCATCCTGCGGGGGAAGGCCCTGGAGTTCTACAGCCGGCACTATGGCCAGGTCTACACAGGTGATGGTCAGGTGCTCTCCGTGCGGGACGCGCTGTTGGGGATCAACCAGCTACTGGATGACCTACTCCAGGGCGAGGGCGAGAACGGCAAGCGCCGCCCACCGGACTCCGCCGAGCCGGCTTCGCGCCTGTTCCTGCGCATCTTCCAGGGACGCACCTCCATGCCGCGGGACGAGCTCCACAAGACCCTTCGAGGCACCGGGGTCTCCCAGGGAGACCTGGAGGCGCGCGGTTGGATCCGGGTCGTTGGCACCACGGTCCACGTGGTCCCCATCGCGGAACGCTTCCAGTACTTCACCACGCCGGGACGGAACCGCAAGGTGTTGAAGACAGACCTCGACCAGGCGCACTTCCTCATCGGAGCGGCCATGCCGGGAAGCGGCATCGACGTGACCGATGAGCTGAACCGCGGCTCTTTCAAGGTCAAGAAGTCTGTCGACGCCCTCTTGGACTGGTACGCCCAGACAGACCCGGACGATGGTGTCCGCCGAGCCGCACGCCTTGCCCTCGACCTGCTCGGACACTGGCGCGCCCGACCTGCGAAGGGACCGGAGGTGAGACAGATGACCTTGTTTGATCGACTCGAAGCGGAGGACGACTGA